ttcgaccaaatctggtcgaaattaatttcgaccgtttacggtcgaaattatatattttcgacCGCGTGTTTAATTTCGACTAGCTTATATTCGACAATCTCCGTTCTGgtcgaaaatagctattttcgaccgaaaacggtcgaaattagctattttcgaccagaatctgacggtcgaaaatagccttttttcttgtagtgataagtgttgccaaacacccacttactATCTCCTATTTTTCCTATATTAGTTTTGGAAATTTTTGTTGAGTAAAACTTGTACCTTACATAGAATatagttttcatatatatatatatatatatatatagggtaacactccatagcataccctcttatatggagttacgtagcacaccattataaatatatacataatatatattctattatattttttatgaaatataattgcaaattttgattattaaaccgaaaacgaagttatacaatttttttattccaaagatcatctaaaattatgcaatatctcaacatggttctataacagaataataatcatccagaattattctgttgtagaatcagtttcgaaaatatactttttttaatcaaatttcaagtgttaaattacttaaaatagatttattttatagtattttatattagaatcacgttttatatgtattctataacagaatttataataaaattgatgatttatagtggcgcgctatgtaactccatataaggagtccctctcttgaatgtttgcctatatatatatatatatatatatatatatatatatatatatatatatatatatatatatatatatatatatatatatatatatattaaatcagtacttacaaaataaataacacatcacccaaaaaaattacaaaaaaacataaattacatatcttgtactccctccgtcccatttaattctatacactttccttttttggatgtcccacttaattctatacatttcaaaactttcccaaaatagtcaagttttatactccctccgtcccacaatacatgtctcttttgaaaaaattacgcatattaagaaagcattgattagataaaattttctcacctctacccctaataaatgcatgaatgtagactcttattcaacctccattaattgttatacaactttcaagaagggtaattttgaaatatttgcaatatatttgcattggaaactaaaagtagacatgtattgtgggacaaaatttttttccaaaagagacatgtattgtgggacggagggagtaatataaaaACCCCACctacctactactttcaaatacttttccaaatctatcaattatatattgatgggtcccactactttacccacttttctttctctttcttcctactttacattactttatatacttttcttagtctccgtgcccaatccatatgtatacaattccgagggacggagggagtattctaATTACTTAGCTAAATACTTCATACGAAGGTCGTAAAATATGATCTAGGATCCATAAAATtctcatctaaattttattaaagggttatatttggtattttattttaaatttttataagtgaaatgtaagtaaaaataatttgatcagagtataaatTTTCTAAATCACCTTATGGATTGCGTTGACGAGCGTGCTGTATGTATACTGAATGGCAGCGAGCAACGGAAGATAACTCTGTATATAACACACAACAGCACATTGTGGTTCGATTTCGAACGTGGTGTAAACCACCCGAAGTCTGGGTTAAAATAAACGTAGATGCAGCTTTTGTGCAGGGGACAGACCAGGTATGAGTTGGATGTGTTATTAGGGATGAAGAAGGTAACTTTCTTTTAGCCAAAAGTAGGGGTGACAATATTGGACCCGACccgacaacccgacacgaattcgacccacaaaatacgaattcgggttggagtttttcgggttcgggtcgaattcgggttgacccaaaatcaacccagaaaaaacgggtcattttcgggttgaattcgggttacccgaaattgacccgaaattacccgaaaattaatatataatataattattatatatatttatattatttttataatatttaatagttaaatttaatataaaattatttaatttaataaaatttaatttatttgaattaaaataatatttatttattattaaaaaaatatgtttattaataaatattaaatttcgggtcgggttcgggttacccgcgggtagtgcgggtcgggttcgggttgggtattctgacccattaaaatttcgggtcgggttcgggttgggtaaattttttgacccgcgactgtcaacccgacccgaacccgacccgaaacccgaaattgccagcccTAGCCAAAAGTATTGTCGTGCGAGCGAGATTTCAGCCGAGAGAAGCAGAAGTTATGAGCCTCAAAAGCTTTAACTTGGACGAAAGAATGGAGGAGTAGAAAGTGTCTGTTTGAATGTGATGCCAGCTCCTAGCTAGTCGATGCAGTAAATGGCGGTCGGGAAACACCTACTTTCATGCAATGATCGAAAATTGTAGGGATATGCTTAAACACTTTGATGAAGGGTTATTTACTTTTATCTTTAGGTCTGCGAATACGTAACTTATGAATTAGCACGAGTCGCATATTCTATGTCAGGCTCTATACTGCTCCAGATTTCATCATTTTTATGATTGATTCTGAGAAGTATTAATGCAAGTGcgtttataaaaaaacaaacaaacttcTCCAAAACAATATTTCACAAATCTATATTGTATTTCGTCTATGACCAATATATATGTAACCATACCCACCAAACCCCAACCTAATTTGGTACGTAAAAGCAATGTGAGATTGggtgatatttgaatttaattttcgaacattcatttaatcaagtaactatatttgtcaaaaTCCAAACTGTATGCAtgtaaaacaaattacaaataattagaataatatgattgttagatgaaaaaataaaatttaaattttaaaataatagaagaaaCCTATTATGTCACAATAAATAAAAGGGGCGGAACAACAAACCAACAATTCTCCACAAgacaaacaaaaatttgaaatactCCTTAATCTTTAATTATCTAAGGGCCTTCTccgttttgatatttttgtgcaTCCTCGGGAACCTGAGATACCTTTCAAAGCGCTTGTCCGCAGCTTGCTCCTAagtattataaaatatcaaaaattgagtttattatatgTATTCTAAATAATCATATCAAAAAAGAGTGGGAAATGTCAAATAAAAAAGATAGAACAAGATGTATAAAAGCGCTAAGTCCAACAAGTCTAACCTGGCTAGGAGAGTTCTTGCAGTTATCACAAAAAATAATGCATGAACTCTTTGCATCAGTGTTGGTACAAGATGGATGGAACCTACAAGGAACATTAAAAGCACAATCAACGCAACACGAAAACTTCTATGAAAATTGAAATCACAAGGAATGCACGTTTAAGGAGATAATTCTTAGTGAGTTAATCAACTTATAGTATAAAAAAGCCTTACCACACTTCTTATGAAAATATAGAATCTATTCAACATTCAACAGCAGTAAATAAAAGAGTTGCATGTATGCACCTCaagatttctttttctgaaatgctggaaataaaaataaagcacATACATTGATACATAAAAgagcaatttttttattataatggaTACCGTACCTTGATTTGCATATCTGACAATAGACATACAGATCCGGATTGTAAGGATTCCCGCAAATGCACAGCCTGCAATTAAGCCTGCAATTAAgattttttcttataaatatcatACTCAAATCGACTGTAGTAATCGGAATCAGAACGCCGACCTTCAAGCTCCATATATTCATGGAAAGTGTGCACGGTACACTTTCCTAGGATACAATCTAGACTTTGAGGATCAAAATGGTTAGATAGAAACAATTCTTTTTTCCCGTGACAGTCTTTCTTCCAAAGGTCACCGTGACAGTCTTTCTTCCAAAGATCAGTGTCTTGGGGTCTGTAGTACCATCTTACTGTCACCTTTTTAGCCTTGGATTCTACAATCTGAGCAACATATGGTGGATCATCCGGATTAGGGGCCATCATAAGCACACAATCTCCATCTACAAAACATCAAAAGTATAGACAATGTGAAAAATAAACAATATCATATTCAACAACTcatacaaaaaagaaagtgtgattGTCATCCCCTAAACATCTATGTGT
This genomic window from Daucus carota subsp. sativus chromosome 7, DH1 v3.0, whole genome shotgun sequence contains:
- the LOC135147995 gene encoding chromatin remodeling protein SHL-like, whose product is MSRTRKDVQGVRDPKGKKRISSHDSINSLAQSKLRKHNSPHYNDGDCVLMMAPNPDDPPYVAQIVESKAKKVTVRWYYRPQDTDLWKKDCHGDLWKKDCHGKKELFLSNHFDPQSLDCILGKCTVHTFHEYMELEGRRSDSDYYSRFEYDIYKKKS